The Breoghania sp. genome has a segment encoding these proteins:
- the tatC gene encoding twin-arginine translocase subunit TatC has translation MNQEDLDEIEASKAPLIEHLIELRSRLIKSVVAILICFIICIYFASDIFNILIRPYEWAAGPQHPLELIYTAPQEYFFTQLKLALFGAMFLAFPVIASQVYMFVAPGLYKNERGAFLPYLIATPVLFAIGACLVYFLVMPMAMTFFLSMEQMGGGGKAAIKHLPKVSEYLGLIMVLIFAFGFVFQLPVVLTLLARVDLVSAQTLREKRKWAVVLTFIMAAVLTPPDPISQIGLAVPTLLLYEFSILAVRAVERRREEARAERDAA, from the coding sequence ATGAACCAGGAAGACTTGGACGAGATCGAGGCTTCCAAGGCGCCTCTCATCGAGCATTTGATCGAGCTGCGTTCGCGACTGATCAAGTCGGTTGTCGCGATCCTGATCTGCTTCATCATCTGCATCTATTTTGCGTCGGATATCTTCAATATCCTGATCCGGCCCTATGAGTGGGCCGCCGGGCCGCAGCATCCGCTGGAGCTGATCTATACCGCGCCACAGGAATATTTCTTCACGCAGCTGAAGCTTGCCCTGTTCGGGGCGATGTTCCTGGCGTTTCCGGTGATCGCCTCGCAGGTCTACATGTTTGTCGCCCCCGGGCTCTACAAGAACGAGCGCGGCGCGTTCCTGCCTTATCTGATCGCCACGCCGGTTCTGTTCGCGATCGGGGCCTGTCTGGTCTATTTTCTCGTCATGCCGATGGCGATGACCTTCTTCCTGTCGATGGAGCAGATGGGAGGGGGCGGAAAGGCGGCGATCAAGCATCTGCCGAAGGTCAGCGAATATCTGGGGCTTATCATGGTCCTGATTTTTGCCTTCGGCTTCGTCTTCCAGCTGCCGGTGGTGCTGACACTTCTGGCACGCGTTGATCTGGTCAGCGCGCAGACGCTGCGGGAAAAACGCAAATGGGCGGTGGTGCTGACCTTCATCATGGCCGCCGTGCTGACGCCGCCCGATCCGATCAGCCAGATCGGCCTTGCGGTACCGACACTGCTCCTCTACGAGTTTTCCATCCTCGCCGTTCGCGCAGTCGAACGCCGTCGCGAGGAAGCCCGAGCGGAGCGCGACGCGGCCTGA
- the serS gene encoding serine--tRNA ligase: MLDIKWIRANPDAFDRALKTRGVEPAAARLIELDDARRAHVARLQEAQERRNSASKEIGKAKASGDEEKAKALIDEIAELKAFVQGGEEEERRLDGALRAALEVIPNLPLEEVPVGADESDNVVHHFHGEKPSFDFEPKEHFDIEGLKAGFDFDRAGKIAGARFAILRGELAALERALGQFMVNLQTTENGYEEVSPPLLVRDEPLYGTAQLPKFAEDLFHTTDGRWLIPTAEVPLTNLVREEILDEADLPMRVTGLTYCFRSEAGAAGRDVRGILRQHQFQKCELVSITRPEDSLDELERMLGCAEEVLKRLGLHYRVVTLCTGDMGFGARKTYDIEVWLPGQQTYREISSCSVCGDFQARRMNARYRPAGEKGVQFVHTLNGSGLAVGRALIAVVENYQNADGSVTIPPVLRPLMGGREVIGKL; the protein is encoded by the coding sequence ATGCTCGATATCAAGTGGATTCGCGCCAACCCCGATGCGTTCGATCGTGCGCTCAAGACCCGGGGCGTCGAGCCCGCGGCGGCAAGGCTGATCGAACTCGACGATGCGCGCCGTGCGCATGTCGCCCGTCTGCAGGAAGCGCAGGAACGCCGTAACTCCGCCTCCAAGGAGATCGGCAAGGCCAAGGCGTCGGGAGATGAGGAAAAAGCCAAGGCGCTCATCGACGAAATCGCCGAACTCAAGGCCTTTGTGCAAGGCGGCGAGGAAGAGGAGCGTCGGCTCGACGGCGCGTTGCGCGCGGCGCTTGAGGTCATTCCGAACCTGCCTCTGGAAGAGGTGCCGGTCGGTGCGGACGAGTCCGACAATGTCGTGCATCATTTCCATGGCGAGAAGCCGAGCTTCGATTTCGAGCCGAAGGAGCATTTCGATATCGAGGGCCTGAAGGCTGGCTTCGATTTCGATCGTGCCGGCAAGATCGCAGGCGCGCGCTTTGCCATTTTGCGCGGCGAGCTTGCCGCGCTGGAGCGCGCGCTCGGCCAGTTCATGGTGAACCTCCAGACCACCGAGAACGGATACGAGGAGGTCTCTCCGCCGCTTCTGGTGCGCGACGAGCCGCTCTATGGCACCGCGCAGCTGCCGAAATTCGCCGAGGATCTCTTTCACACCACCGATGGGCGCTGGTTGATCCCGACGGCGGAGGTGCCGCTGACCAATCTGGTGCGCGAGGAGATCCTGGACGAGGCCGATCTGCCGATGCGGGTGACGGGCCTGACCTATTGCTTCCGTTCCGAGGCAGGGGCTGCGGGACGTGATGTGCGCGGCATCCTGCGCCAGCATCAGTTCCAGAAATGCGAGCTTGTCTCCATCACGCGCCCTGAGGATTCTCTTGACGAGCTTGAGCGGATGCTCGGCTGCGCGGAAGAGGTTCTGAAGCGGCTCGGCCTGCATTATCGCGTCGTGACGCTTTGCACGGGGGATATGGGCTTCGGTGCGCGCAAGACCTACGATATCGAGGTCTGGCTGCCGGGGCAGCAGACCTATCGCGAAATCTCTTCCTGCTCTGTCTGCGGTGATTTCCAGGCGCGGCGCATGAATGCGCGCTACCGTCCGGCAGGCGAGAAGGGCGTCCAGTTCGTTCACACGCTGAATGGCTCCGGCCTGGCTGTTGGCCGTGCTTTGATCGCGGTGGTCGAAAACTATCAGAATGCCGATGGGTCTGTGACCATTCCGCCGGTGCTGCGCCCGCTCATGGGTGGCCGTGAGGTGATCGGCAAGCTGTAA
- the surE gene encoding 5'/3'-nucleotidase SurE, with protein MRILVTNDDGIHAPGLKAAEAVARELSDQVWVVAPETDQSGVAHALSLNDPMRMRELGNNRFAVRGTPTDCVIMGVKYIMSEKPDLVISGVNRGHNIADDVTYSGTVAGAMEGTLLGIRSIALSQTFGIETSDRVPFEVTEELAPDLIRKILAKPGPQGTLYNINFPDCPVDQVKGTEVTVQGRRNAEQLRVEPRADGRGIPYYWLAFNRTRSDPAPGTDLHAIYNGKISVTPLRLDLTDHASLSDLADSLA; from the coding sequence ATGCGCATCCTGGTCACGAATGATGACGGTATCCACGCCCCGGGGCTGAAGGCGGCCGAGGCGGTTGCCCGTGAGCTTTCCGATCAGGTGTGGGTGGTTGCGCCGGAAACCGATCAGAGCGGCGTTGCGCATGCCCTGTCGCTGAACGATCCCATGCGCATGCGCGAGCTTGGCAACAACAGGTTCGCCGTGCGCGGAACGCCGACCGATTGCGTGATCATGGGCGTGAAATACATCATGTCCGAGAAGCCTGATCTGGTGATTTCCGGCGTCAATCGTGGGCACAATATTGCCGATGATGTGACCTATTCGGGAACGGTTGCAGGCGCCATGGAAGGCACCCTTCTGGGGATTCGCTCCATTGCCCTGTCTCAGACCTTCGGCATCGAGACCAGCGACCGGGTACCGTTTGAGGTGACCGAAGAGCTTGCGCCGGACCTCATCCGCAAGATCCTTGCAAAGCCAGGTCCGCAAGGCACACTCTACAATATCAATTTTCCCGATTGTCCTGTCGATCAGGTCAAGGGCACGGAAGTGACAGTGCAGGGGCGGCGCAACGCGGAACAGTTGCGCGTGGAGCCGCGCGCAGATGGTCGGGGCATTCCCTATTACTGGCTGGCCTTCAATCGTACGCGCTCCGATCCCGCCCCGGGAACGGATCTTCACGCGATCTACAATGGCAAGATTTCCGTGACCCCGCTGCGTCTGGACCTCACGGATCATGCAAGTCTGAGCGATCTGGCCGATTCTCTTGCATAA
- a CDS encoding protein-L-isoaspartate(D-aspartate) O-methyltransferase, with protein sequence MSESEDDGPNPAANEREACLGLILELRSRGIRDTRFMSAIERVPRRLFLSARQHALAYVDTQLPIECGQTTPAPSDMARMIEALQLLPEHRVLHVGTGSGYQAAILGHMAREVVTIERYRTLVDLAQQRIVTLKLANVEVKHADGLAGFEEKVEAFDRILLSGSVATVPRKLLDLLSEEGALIAPVGPAGQEQRLIRFTRDGKQADLGAVRLVPLSEGVATRL encoded by the coding sequence ATGAGCGAGAGCGAAGACGACGGGCCGAATCCGGCAGCCAATGAACGCGAAGCGTGTCTGGGGCTCATTCTGGAGCTGCGCTCGCGCGGGATCCGGGATACCCGCTTCATGAGCGCCATAGAGCGCGTTCCGCGTCGCTTGTTTCTGTCGGCGCGCCAGCATGCTCTCGCCTATGTCGACACCCAGCTCCCGATTGAATGCGGGCAGACAACACCCGCTCCCTCCGATATGGCGCGCATGATCGAGGCGCTTCAGTTGCTGCCCGAGCATCGCGTTTTGCATGTGGGGACGGGCTCCGGCTATCAGGCGGCCATTCTCGGGCACATGGCGCGCGAGGTCGTCACGATTGAGCGTTACCGAACATTGGTGGATCTGGCCCAGCAACGCATCGTGACGCTGAAGCTTGCCAATGTGGAGGTGAAACACGCTGATGGGCTGGCGGGGTTCGAGGAGAAGGTTGAGGCCTTCGATCGCATTCTGCTTTCCGGCTCCGTGGCAACCGTGCCCCGCAAGCTTCTCGATCTTCTGAGCGAGGAGGGGGCTTTGATCGCTCCGGTGGGGCCCGCAGGCCAGGAACAGCGTCTCATCCGCTTTACCCGTGATGGCAAGCAGGCGGATCTGGGCGCGGTGCGGCTCGTGCCCTTGTCGGAAGGCGTTGCCACGCGTCTTTGA
- a CDS encoding peptidoglycan DD-metalloendopeptidase family protein, which produces MSAKRLQFGSHLLTRVAGVALLAGLAAGCSGTMERFGEPIYTGGTANQRSILGGSQSQPSYDEIAGNGPVSAPQRQRQAAVTSNALPPVSSAPARAPQSSAPLYTASIPNGQRVSQPAQPPMPGPIATSARVSRGSDYKGWTATGGTVVTLGHGETLDLVARRYGVPADAIASVNGIDDPSRLRPGSQIVIPTYVYNGSNNRSTAPRTAEAPKVRAEPVRVASTSNAVPSAKPGHVSSRTKPQRVASVSQPVSRLVASDVKPKSKPAQAKRSTPRASVARLEERPSSSKPEVKREVAPSAPITTASVRAEDTPAQVVDDGNNRFRWPVRGRIISSFGSKPGGTRNDGVNLAVPEGTAVRAVESGTVIYSGNELKGYGNLVLIRHEDGWVSAYAHNSSLDVKRGDTVRRGDVVAKAGSTGTVNQPQLHFELRRGNKPVDPMLYLPKNS; this is translated from the coding sequence ATGTCCGCGAAAAGATTGCAGTTTGGATCCCATTTGCTGACCCGCGTCGCCGGTGTTGCGCTCCTGGCCGGTCTTGCAGCCGGTTGCAGCGGGACCATGGAACGTTTCGGCGAGCCGATTTATACGGGTGGCACCGCCAACCAACGCTCCATTCTCGGTGGGTCGCAGAGCCAGCCGTCTTATGATGAAATCGCCGGAAACGGCCCCGTGTCTGCGCCGCAGAGGCAGCGACAGGCAGCCGTGACGTCGAACGCCCTTCCGCCGGTCTCCTCCGCTCCGGCCCGCGCCCCGCAATCCAGTGCGCCGCTCTACACTGCTTCCATTCCAAACGGTCAGCGGGTCTCCCAGCCGGCTCAGCCGCCGATGCCCGGTCCGATCGCGACATCGGCGCGCGTGAGCAGGGGGAGTGATTACAAGGGCTGGACCGCCACCGGTGGAACCGTGGTGACGCTTGGCCATGGGGAGACACTTGACCTTGTGGCGCGCCGGTATGGCGTTCCTGCCGATGCGATCGCTTCGGTGAACGGTATTGACGACCCGTCGCGTTTGCGTCCGGGGTCGCAGATCGTCATCCCGACCTATGTCTACAATGGAAGCAACAACCGGAGCACGGCGCCCCGCACGGCAGAAGCACCGAAGGTGCGCGCTGAACCTGTGCGTGTCGCCTCCACCTCCAATGCGGTTCCCAGTGCCAAGCCGGGTCATGTCTCTTCACGCACAAAGCCGCAGCGCGTCGCGTCTGTTTCGCAGCCTGTTTCCCGTCTGGTGGCGTCGGATGTGAAACCGAAGAGCAAGCCCGCCCAAGCCAAGCGCAGCACACCGCGTGCGAGTGTTGCGCGGCTGGAAGAGCGCCCGTCTTCGTCCAAGCCCGAAGTCAAGCGTGAAGTCGCCCCGAGTGCACCGATCACCACGGCCTCCGTGCGCGCCGAAGACACGCCGGCTCAGGTGGTGGATGACGGCAACAACCGGTTCCGCTGGCCGGTGCGTGGTCGCATCATTTCCAGCTTCGGCTCCAAGCCGGGCGGCACCCGCAATGACGGCGTCAATCTGGCTGTGCCGGAGGGAACCGCCGTGCGGGCGGTTGAAAGCGGAACGGTCATCTATTCCGGCAACGAGCTGAAGGGATACGGCAATCTGGTGCTGATCCGTCATGAGGACGGCTGGGTTTCCGCCTATGCGCACAATTCCTCGCTGGATGTGAAGCGCGGCGATACGGTGCGCCGCGGCGACGTGGTTGCCAAGGCCGGGTCCACCGGTACTGTCAACCAGCCGCAGCTTCATTTCGAGCTGCGCCGGGGCAACAAGCCGGTCGATCCGATGCTCTACCTGCCGAAAAATTCCTGA
- a CDS encoding ATP-binding protein, whose amino-acid sequence MAEKSEIAMLGEKLDNLIALIARVVPAEPIAPDFDSADAFIWVAAERHLESVTHVNRVAMTLLQAVGRMRDTLLANTERFARGLPANNALLWGTRGMGKSSLVKASHAHVNDMLAKEGKLPLKLIEIHREDIESLPSLMNILRPAPYRFIIFCDDLSFDGDDASYKSLKAVLEGGIEGRPANVLFYATSNRRHLLPRDMMENERATAINPGEAVEEKVSLSDRFGLWIGFHKCSQEEYVEMVQGYVSHYGIEIDPQTMESEALEWSRTRGARSGRVAWQYIQDLAGRKGVALD is encoded by the coding sequence ATGGCAGAGAAATCTGAAATCGCAATGCTGGGGGAAAAACTCGACAACCTGATCGCGCTCATCGCCCGTGTCGTCCCTGCAGAGCCTATCGCGCCCGATTTCGATTCTGCGGATGCCTTCATCTGGGTTGCAGCCGAGCGCCATCTCGAATCGGTCACCCACGTGAACCGTGTTGCTATGACGCTTCTTCAGGCTGTGGGTCGGATGCGGGACACACTCCTGGCGAATACCGAACGCTTCGCCCGCGGACTGCCGGCCAACAACGCCCTGTTGTGGGGTACGCGCGGCATGGGCAAGTCCTCGCTGGTCAAGGCATCCCATGCCCATGTCAACGACATGCTCGCCAAGGAGGGCAAGTTGCCCCTCAAGCTGATCGAGATCCATCGCGAGGATATCGAAAGCCTTCCCTCGCTGATGAACATCCTTCGGCCCGCGCCCTATCGCTTCATCATCTTTTGCGACGATCTTTCCTTCGACGGTGACGACGCCTCCTACAAGTCGCTCAAGGCCGTCCTGGAAGGCGGCATCGAGGGACGGCCTGCGAACGTTCTTTTTTACGCCACATCGAACCGCCGTCACCTGCTACCGCGTGACATGATGGAAAACGAGCGGGCAACCGCCATCAATCCCGGTGAGGCGGTGGAAGAAAAGGTCTCCCTTTCCGACCGCTTCGGGCTGTGGATCGGCTTCCACAAGTGCAGCCAGGAAGAATATGTCGAGATGGTTCAGGGCTATGTCAGCCACTATGGCATCGAGATCGATCCGCAGACCATGGAGAGCGAGGCGCTGGAATGGTCGCGCACCCGCGGCGCGCGTTCTGGCCGTGTGGCCTGGCAGTACATTCAGGATCTCGCCGGTCGCAAGGGTGTCGCGCTCGACTGA
- the yajC gene encoding preprotein translocase subunit YajC, protein MFITPAYAQTAGSSGVNEMMLNILPFVLIFAVMYFMIIRPQRQRVKQHQEMVNALRRGDVVVTTGGIVGKVVKVLDDAEAQIEIADGVKVRIVRAMISDVRSKGEPAKENG, encoded by the coding sequence ATGTTCATTACCCCGGCCTATGCTCAGACCGCCGGTAGCAGCGGTGTGAATGAGATGATGCTCAACATCCTGCCGTTCGTCCTGATTTTCGCGGTCATGTATTTCATGATCATTCGCCCGCAGCGCCAGCGGGTGAAGCAGCATCAGGAAATGGTCAACGCCCTGCGCCGTGGCGACGTCGTGGTGACCACGGGTGGTATCGTCGGCAAGGTCGTCAAGGTTCTGGACGACGCCGAAGCCCAGATTGAAATCGCTGACGGTGTGAAAGTCCGCATCGTGCGCGCGATGATCTCGGACGTCCGGTCGAAGGGTGAACCCGCCAAGGAAAACGGGTAA